The following are from one region of the Deltaproteobacteria bacterium HGW-Deltaproteobacteria-6 genome:
- a CDS encoding PLP-dependent aminotransferase family protein codes for MWKPALTDISQPKYSAIVDRLEQDVRSGLLRPGDQLPTHRDLADLIGVNVSTVTRAYKEAERRRLIAATVGRGTFVAADACAALDLVRPEGMHPELIEMGLVLPLYGKDENLAEIVKRLSRNRRLEDYMKYTDPAGLPEHRAAGADWVKRYGLKAGPERIAVTAGAQHALACSLLSCFRPGDRIAVDVLTYPGFKTLAGMLGMRLTAIPADRQGMIPEALDAACRRDEIKGIYLMPGVHNPTVIHIPKKRREQLADMILRHRLLLLEDDVYEHTCFVKTKAISALVPDNSIFVAGLSKILHAGLRSAYAVAGKKYRDLLTKAILNTLWMAPTLNAAIIAECINSGAMEKTISAKVAESVRRNKLASEKLSGIQYAGLPAGYFIWLQLPKRWSGIDFENRCRGLGVNIFSAEKFAVGGTPPPSAVRISLSGPDTQAQLVKGLDVVSKLLHEPYNPAPPIF; via the coding sequence ATGTGGAAGCCGGCTCTGACGGATATCAGTCAGCCGAAATACAGCGCGATTGTCGATCGGCTGGAACAGGACGTCCGCAGCGGACTTTTGCGGCCGGGCGATCAACTGCCCACCCACCGGGATCTGGCGGATTTGATCGGGGTCAATGTTAGCACTGTCACGCGGGCATACAAAGAAGCGGAACGCAGAAGGCTCATCGCGGCAACCGTCGGCCGGGGGACTTTTGTTGCTGCGGATGCGTGCGCCGCTCTTGATCTGGTGCGTCCGGAGGGCATGCATCCGGAGTTGATTGAAATGGGGCTGGTTCTGCCTCTTTACGGCAAAGATGAGAATCTGGCGGAAATCGTCAAACGGCTGAGCCGTAACCGCCGCCTGGAAGATTATATGAAATATACAGACCCGGCGGGACTTCCGGAGCATCGGGCGGCGGGCGCCGACTGGGTGAAGCGATACGGCCTGAAGGCCGGGCCCGAGCGGATTGCGGTGACCGCCGGCGCGCAGCATGCGCTGGCCTGCAGTCTGCTTTCCTGCTTTCGGCCGGGAGACCGCATTGCGGTGGATGTCCTGACCTATCCGGGGTTTAAAACACTGGCCGGGATGCTGGGCATGAGGCTTACGGCCATTCCCGCGGACAGGCAGGGCATGATTCCGGAGGCGCTGGATGCCGCCTGCCGCCGTGATGAGATCAAGGGGATTTATCTGATGCCCGGAGTTCACAACCCCACGGTCATTCACATTCCTAAAAAACGTCGCGAACAACTGGCCGATATGATCCTGCGTCACCGGTTGCTGCTGTTGGAAGATGATGTTTACGAGCATACCTGTTTTGTGAAGACGAAGGCCATTTCAGCGCTGGTGCCGGATAACAGCATCTTTGTCGCCGGGCTGTCCAAAATTCTGCATGCGGGTCTGCGTTCCGCATACGCTGTCGCCGGTAAAAAGTATCGCGACTTGCTGACCAAAGCGATTCTGAATACACTCTGGATGGCCCCGACGCTCAATGCCGCGATCATTGCGGAATGCATCAATTCCGGCGCGATGGAAAAAACCATATCCGCCAAGGTGGCGGAGTCCGTCCGCCGCAATAAACTGGCTTCTGAGAAGCTGTCCGGAATCCAGTACGCAGGGTTGCCCGCCGGATACTTCATCTGGCTTCAACTGCCCAAACGCTGGTCGGGGATTGATTTTGAAAACCGGTGCCGCGGGCTGGGAGTGAACATTTTCAGCGCGGAAAAATTTGCCGTCGGCGGCACGCCTCCGCCCTCTGCAGTGCGGATTTCCCTTTCCGGGCCGGATACACAGGCCCAATTGGTAAAAGGCCTGGATGTTGTATCGAAACTGCTTCATGAACCTTACAATCCCGCTCCCCCGATTTTCTGA
- a CDS encoding Hpt domain-containing protein — MAGKDHDSLNEKFTVIVDEDLRDLIPGYLENRRKDMTEIISALDQGEFEVIRSLAHKIKGSGGGYGFDGITEIGRACEDAAKRLDAQEVREQVERLQVYLDNVEVIFEPS, encoded by the coding sequence ATGGCGGGCAAAGACCATGATTCCCTGAATGAAAAATTTACGGTGATTGTCGATGAAGACCTGCGGGATCTGATCCCCGGATATCTGGAAAATCGCCGGAAGGATATGACGGAAATCATCTCCGCTCTGGATCAAGGTGAATTTGAAGTAATCCGTTCCCTGGCCCATAAGATCAAGGGCTCCGGCGGCGGTTACGGATTTGACGGGATCACTGAAATCGGCAGGGCCTGCGAGGATGCCGCTAAACGATTGGACGCACAGGAAGTCCGGGAGCAGGTCGAGCGTCTGCAAGTTTATCTGGACAACGTTGAAGTGATCTTTGAACCATCCTGA